The DNA window ccatgttctgatgttgcatgctgaaccttctgagagaaagcttctgagcgctgatttgtgcatactctttatatatttcctgaaagggaaattgcaatgtattagagtaccacattatctcacacaaaattcatatccttgttatcatcaaaactaagaatattgatcagaacaaatcttgttctaacatcaagTCCCTACACCAAATAATTTTAAAGATACACAATCTCTCTAGTATGAGTCGTGTATAGCAAAAATGCTTTATTGAGACCCTTTAAGAGttcaaacatttaaaaaaaatcaccGTTCTCATTCTCACGATAATGGAGAAATAAACATTTGCAAAAATGCAATTGATCTTGTAAATATGAGATGCAACGTAGATGATGATTTAGTTATTTATAAATCTTGTTTAGTTTAACATAGTTAATTATGTTTTTCGGATATTTCTAGACTTTTCACTCTTAGTTTAATTGCTTTgtagtttttttcttcttttaggattcattctcttgattttcaaaacattaaaaagaaataaaaaattcacTCCAAGATAAAAATAcgagtaaataaaaaaattacaccGTCATAATTTTTATGTACCCTAAGTAGGGGTTTAATCGGTTCGATTTGGACCGATTTTTGGTAAACAAGGGCCCGAACCAATGATATCTCTATCagtttagtttggttcggtttttaatatttttcaaaaatagaaccaaaccaaactaattgGTTCACTTTGGTTTGGTTGATCGGTTTACAATGttttttcaaacattatattcatcattGTATTCTCTACAATCGTGTTTTTCGgtgtattttataatattattttttaaaataatacatttcatgtaatttatttcatactctatttttttttcaaacaaattaaaaGTTGTTCTTAATCCATACTAAACAATGACATAATTttcactatcaaatataaaagttgaTAGTTGGCATGTGAAAGAATTTGAAAGCTTAACTAACAGAATACAACAAAACACACATCAATTAGAAtgaattttgttgaagaagagacgaaaaaaaggtaaaaaaaatatgaaaattaacgaAGAGAGCTTAAATACGAAGAAGACGACGATAACATGTCAGAATGACCGTAGAGAGAGCAACAATTGTGGCAGACAACCAAAGCTTCAGttcaataaaagaatttttttgtGAATTATGGTTTCTACTTTTTATGTTTTGGAGTTTGACTCTAAATTTGTGTTTTGTTAAAAGAAAGAAAGTGTAAACAAAGATTCAAAATGATTGGATCAATATAAAATTTGGGGTTAATGATGACTATATTAAAAGATTTAGAGCGTAATTATATCCATTGATTTtggttaataaaaattaaaatcgaAATCCAACCAAATCAAATCGATTTTCATTGGTTCAATTTGGTTTTAGAACCGAATTAgaaacaattaattttattttaatttggtttagttTAAATCATCATTTAATTGGTTTTTTCATATGAGCTTATATATAAACCTGGGCTAACAAGTGAGTTAGAATTCCAGAACCATTTCCATGGCATACCGCGCCCTATTTCATTTTCATCGTTCACACGCCAAACTCACACTTACCAGCTCCTCCTTCTTCTCTACCCGCTGCCTCCGTCCTTCTGCCACACTTCCCACGCAACCTCCGCCGTCCCCTAAGAAGCTCCCTTTCACTGTGTCAGCTCACGGCAGGTCATGGCAGGACCCATATCACTGGATGTCCAACACCGACGATCCCCATTTGTTGGAACATCTCAACTGCGAAAACAGCTATGCTGACGCCTTCATGGCTGACACTCTCAAACTCCGCTCTCAATTGTCTTCCGAGATGAAAACACGAttaccttcttatgtttgcaccCCCCCTGAGCGTTGGGGACCCTGGTTTGTTTCTCTTCTCCATTTTCCCGCACAATGctctattttgaatttaattgattgattttgtTCCGTTGGTTAGGTTGTATTATCAGTACATTccagagggaaaggaatatcctGTGCTTTGTAGGAAGCTGGAAACAAAGAGTAGTGGCTGGATGAACACATTTTTGTTTCGCCATGGAATTGCAGGATCAGACAGGGAGGAGGTTTTGCTTGACTGGAATGAACTCGCAGAGAAATACGGTTAGTTAGTTTCTGTAATATAGAAAATATATACTGAAAATGTGGTGTACTGTACCAATACACCTATAAAGGATGGTTGTTTTGTCAGTTCTCCCAAAACATGATTACCAATACTGAATTTGATAAGTTCACAGTTTTAACCTATAGCTAGACATCACTGGATGTTAAGTTctgtttgaatttttatttgatttgattatttCTATTGGTGATATTTGACAAAATAAACAATACTACAGGGTATGTCCACGTCGGAACATGCAGAGTTTCACCTGATCATAACTATCTTGCCTATACAGTTGATATTTCTGGTGGTGAACGGTTTGTGCTTCAGGTTAAAGACCTTAGAAGTGGATTACTTGACCCCAAAGTagaagttgatggtgttgttaGCTTGGCTTGGGCTAGAGATGCAACTTCTCTTTTTTATACTCAAGCAGATGAAAACCAGCGACCTTACAGGTAAAATTTGTTGCTAGATTTTCTGTTTTATGGGGTTTTAGGGAGGGAATGAGAGTTACATTAAGATAGTACCCTACCTAACCTTCATATGGTATTATGTCAGGGTTCTCTGCAGAAAACttggatatgatcttgtgaatgATCTCACAGTATTTACCGAAAGTGATTCCGGTTTTTGTGTGGACATAACAAGCACAAAGGATGGCAAGTTCATTACTGTGAATTCAAACTCAAGGACTTCATCTGAGGAAGGAACTTATATGTCTTCTCTTATGAATATACAAAGACAATTCTTTTTTTAGTGACATGTTTATCTTGATGCTTATCACAGGTTCATGTTATAGATTCTGCCAATCCGATGGATGGTTTACAAAGACTATGTGAGCGTACTTCTGGTGTACAGTATTTTGTAGAACATCACTCTGGTCTATTTTATATCCTTACCAATGCTCCTTTACCTGATGGTCAATGGTCTGGTGAAGAGTATTACCTTGTTAGATGCAGAGTTCAAGATATCGAGTCACCTAAATTGCAGGTTATGTTTGATAAGCTCCACACATCTCTCTCTTATTTGAGTTCTCTTAGACATGTGCGCTGTATGTGAACGATGTTGTTACTGTGTCTCTAACTCCTCTGTGTCTCTAACTCCTCTTTGGTATGCTCTTTTTATTTCAGAACATCATCCTTCCCGAAAAAGATACACGCCTATGTGATTTGGACATCTTTAATGGTCATCTGGTTCTTTTCCTCAATAAGAAAGGTCTTCCTTTGTTATGTTCCTTGAACTTACCTTTCCAAATTGATTTCAAAAAGGTATATTATTAGACATTGATCACAATGAAACTGATGCTACCTGACACACATTTTCTAAGCATGGATTAAATCTGTTAAAGATAACTGAATGGCTTAGTTTTTTATGTTAGTTTATCGAATTTGTTGCTAGATATTTTTTGAGGGAAAGTTGGCTTGATACAAACAAAGTCTCATTTAGCATATAAACCCgtttcgtctacttcaccacccAATAGTTTAACTGAATCTGAATAGTTTCTATTATTAATCACAAAGAACTGCACAAATTTATGCAAAGGCAGTAGTGTCTTAAATCCTTAAAGTTTAGGGTAAGAATTAGTGATAGCTTAGGTCCATGTATTAAAACTGTGGAGTGCTATAAAAGAGTAAGAGGAAAGAATCAATCATTCAACAGTCAATAATAACTACAATCGACATTCTGGCTCAACTTGGAGGAACTTAAGCATGTATGTTAGATGCATCCATCTTGTTACATATATATGCTATCCTGAGATCCTGTAAGAAGTTAGTCAGCATGTCTACTAGCTTAATCTTGGATTCTAGAAAAGAAACCTCGATAATACATGCGAAGATCGTTTCTCTAATGAAGTGACAGTCAAATTTGTATTCAGTCCTTTCGTGAAGGACTGGATTTGAAGAATGATTGGTTTTACATTACCTACTCTCAGATAGCAGCTCAGCCATCTCCAAAAATGGAACGGAACGGGAGTTGAGAGCGGAACGGCCAATATTTTAGGGACGCGAACACTAATTACGTTAATACTATAGAAAGCATAATTGTTAAAAACTAACATAAATTAATCAAAGTTTATGAAGTTTTCATATTTAGAAAGTCACAAGTCTTAAGAAAAACATACTTGCAAATGCcagtaaaattcaataaaatagccTTGCTATCCTTAAAAATTTAAGGGTAATGTCATTTGAGGCTGACGCGGCCGGAGCGGTTGCGTCAAAGCGGCGTTGTTCTGAATCCAATCCGATTATTGCATTTGTTCCAACCGAGTCACCCATCTGTGATAGAACGGCACAGTCTGATGCGGTTTCCTTGGTTTTGCTGTTCCATGCCGAGATAACGGCTGGAACCGAAGAGTTTAATAACATAGGTTTTTCTCCATCTTGAATAGGATAGTGCTTTCTAAATTTTCTTAAGAGGGATTACAAGCTAAGTGATAAGAATAATCAAAACCTAAAATCGAGTATCCTACGGAGCGGGAGAGGCAGATggcaaaaataccaatgtaagctGCAATAACTGAAGAAGCTTGTTGGGATTCCTTAAAATGAAGGTATTCCTTATACTCACTATTAGATAGTAGATGATCCCACTTGGTTTTAGTATTTTACTTATTATTCAGTTGAAGAGATTAAACCACATTGGAAGTTTTATGTGGGAATCCATGCAGGGAAGAACAATGAACATTAAAAAATTCATCTACCACCCGTGCCATAACCACCACCTTTACAACCATGACCCAGGCCTCTTTGAAAACATGTGCTGTTTAATATGATCATATGAAAGAGCCTATTACTGGGTTTCCTTTCTTAATACCATCATGCACATACACACACTCCTGCCAAGGTGTATGATGTTCACCCATTACAAATTTAATGTATCAGTTTGATGGAAATAACTATATGTTAAAAAGAGCATAATCAAAACAGCCAAAACAAAATTTATGTTGCTACCTTGTTTGGCCATGTTACATAGTGTTTCATTATATATAAAATTGTATTCCATAGCAATGGAAACGAAAGATACACTACTGCATAATTGTCGTATCAAttatgtgaatatgaatgttCAAATCCTAAGTGATAGATAAACTATATTGGATATGGCCTGTTTGCAGATACTGCAAAAACTATTTAGACATTTTTCTATTGGGCATATCATTTTTCATGTAGTTTGATTTCCTTCTCTGTAATGTTATTAATTTTATTGCAAAGCTCCTCCATGATGGAATATGAATAAACTATGTCCGtgcaaatttaaaatttaaatgtcTGACATATATTGACCTTATCTTGAGTTGCATTGCAGAATCAAGTATATATTCAAGACCTGAAACCGTGGTACTTTCCTCTGCCAACAAATACATGTAGTGCCGTTCCTGGTTCCAATCATGACTTCCTAAACACGGTTTATCGTGTGGTTCTTTCATCACCTGTGGTACGATAACTTAAGTTATGTATGTTACACATATTTGTAGATTTAGTGATGATTTTCTTTACTCATTTGATTATTAAATGTGATAGTGCTTGTGGAAATCCATATATTACAATTAAtagttttattaatatttagtattcggatttttgaaaaaatttcattACCCATAATTGATCAAAATTTGCTCCCATTTGCCCCCAAAATTTGCTCCCATTTTATATACTAAGTTCATTTTCAAGGCACTGCTTGGCTTAGCCTGCTCTATAATATGTAAAAATTGTTTCTGTTCTTCCAACTGCTAATATAAAGTTGAACTATTTTTAATATGTTATTGCCCTTCAACATTTGCAGAGAACAGCATCATCTTTCTCTAACATTGTGAATTTGCTATATTTTGTATTTGTGAAAAATTTATGATTTATATTTTCCATTGATTTGTAATTTATTTCCATACAGTATGAGACCAAATATCCGAGCAGGAAATAATACAATCAGATTTATAATTTATTGTTTCCTTAACTATTTATTTTGTTTCTCTTAATTGGTTTATTGATTTTGATTCCTTTATATGTTTGATTAATCTTTAATTGATTAGGATCCTATAATTTAGGGTCTATTTTTGATCCGGAGTGGACCTTGATCAACGGCCGGAGAGACGGTAGTGCAGCTGATACGAAAGTAACTCCATGGAGAGGGTGTTGTACCTGCAAACACTACGTGATCAAGCTAGTTTGTGATCGAGGGTGTGAGGTTTATAGAATTTAAAGAATGTGTAACTTAACTTGAATTGTGAGTTAGTATTTATAGGTCGAACTCTAGGGTTTTCCAGGTGGAATTTCTGAGTCCTGGCATTGCCTTATATGTGATCTCATTGATCAACGTTGGATTGTCATCGGATGGCACTGGTGGGATCACCAGATTAATTTGGGTGTGCCACTAGAGAGTCTCAATAGTATGGTCCTTAGT is part of the Vicia villosa cultivar HV-30 ecotype Madison, WI linkage group LG2, Vvil1.0, whole genome shotgun sequence genome and encodes:
- the LOC131650049 gene encoding uncharacterized protein LOC131650049, whose protein sequence is MAYRALFHFHRSHAKLTLTSSSFFSTRCLRPSATLPTQPPPSPKKLPFTVSAHGRSWQDPYHWMSNTDDPHLLEHLNCENSYADAFMADTLKLRSQLSSEMKTRLPSYVCTPPERWGPWLYYQYIPEGKEYPVLCRKLETKSSGWMNTFLFRHGIAGSDREEVLLDWNELAEKYGYVHVGTCRVSPDHNYLAYTVDISGGERFVLQVKDLRSGLLDPKVEVDGVVSLAWARDATSLFYTQADENQRPYRVLCRKLGYDLVNDLTVFTESDSGFCVDITSTKDGKFITVNSNSRTSSEVHVIDSANPMDGLQRLCERTSGVQYFVEHHSGLFYILTNAPLPDGQWSGEEYYLVRCRVQDIESPKLQNIILPEKDTRLCDLDIFNGHLVLFLNKKGLPLLCSLNLPFQIDFKKNQVYIQDLKPWYFPLPTNTCSAVPGSNHDFLNTVYRVVLSSPVMPDVIVDYDMSRQTYSIEHQEEVNCDSVGQSSILPFGPMHNKIQQACGHKKECVSDSNSQRWKDFSEVYCCQREEVVSHDGVKVPLTIVYSRESWQKGQSPGILVGYGAYGEDLDKSWCSDRLSLLDRGWVLAFADVRGGGGHSWHKSGCGLNKQNSISDFVSCGNYLVHEGYVHRDLLGAVGTSAGCLLVGAAMNMYPQLFRATILKVPFIDVCNTLLDPSLPLTILDYEEFGNPEIQANFDSILSFSPYDNIPQGCCFPSVMVTAAVNDTRVGVWEGAKWVAKVRDSTCSRCSRAVIMKTSMIGGHFGEGGRYAQCDEAAYEYAFFMKAFGMLNE